A window from Pongo abelii isolate AG06213 chromosome 6, NHGRI_mPonAbe1-v2.0_pri, whole genome shotgun sequence encodes these proteins:
- the LOC100433643 gene encoding LOW QUALITY PROTEIN: putative protein SEM1 (The sequence of the model RefSeq protein was modified relative to this genomic sequence to represent the inferred CDS: deleted 1 base in 1 codon; substituted 1 base at 1 genomic stop codon): MYCQDPNICAVFAVQGGKVGRKHGIKRGRRPSMRSPAQRARGPWIHESKHPAFAKQQINLEMPNSRATTEXDWVCSSTSRKKKWARSLTLPTAPLSPPPSLVQHCEDHSCLPGCHSGDLHNLAPAERTC, from the exons ATGTATTGCCAG GACCCCAACATTTGTGCTGTGTTTGCTGTACAAGGAGGAAAAGTGGGAAGAAAGCATGGCATAAAAAGGGGGAGAAGACCTAGCATGAGAAGCCCAGCTCAGCGGGCCAGAGGACCCTGGATCCATGAGAGTAAGCATCCGGCCTTCGCAAAGCAACAGATAAACTTGGAGATGCCAAACTCCAGAgcgacaacagagtgagactgggtCTGCAG CTCCAcctcaagaaaaaagaagtggGCAAG GTCCCTGACTCTTCCCACTGCTCCACTGAGCCCCCCACCATCCTTGGTG CAGCACTGTGAAGATCATTCTTGCCTGCCTGGCTGCCATTCAGGTGACCTCCACAATCTGGCCCCAGCAGAAAGAACTTGCTAG